The Hyalangium gracile genome has a window encoding:
- a CDS encoding carboxypeptidase regulatory-like domain-containing protein, producing MIDEVDQRLKAWVGEVVGDASVSFAVPERGTLTDGVNLYLLELGAAPPARSVRRVPLQFSVCYLITVGAESPQRAHQLLGELVFSALETPDFEVDLSPIPLELWTALALPPRPAFRVRLSVRREREEPHIRRVRFPLVTQTVPNEALLGRVVGPGDVPIPGALVELPTLKLSTRTDARGGFRFPLVPSRASIGRLEVRAKGEVLQVGAEALSSEEGQLVIRMPLKEG from the coding sequence ATGATCGACGAGGTCGACCAGCGCCTGAAGGCGTGGGTGGGCGAGGTGGTGGGTGATGCCTCTGTGTCCTTCGCGGTCCCAGAGCGCGGCACCCTGACGGATGGTGTGAACCTGTACCTGCTGGAGCTCGGCGCCGCGCCGCCCGCGCGCTCGGTGCGCCGCGTTCCCCTGCAGTTCTCCGTCTGCTACCTGATCACCGTGGGCGCGGAGAGTCCGCAGCGCGCGCACCAGCTGCTCGGGGAGCTCGTGTTCTCCGCGCTGGAGACGCCCGACTTCGAGGTGGATCTCAGCCCCATCCCGCTGGAGCTGTGGACGGCGCTGGCCCTTCCTCCACGGCCGGCCTTCCGGGTGCGGCTGTCCGTGCGGCGCGAGCGCGAGGAGCCGCACATCCGGCGCGTGCGCTTCCCGCTCGTCACGCAGACGGTGCCCAACGAGGCGCTGCTGGGGCGGGTGGTGGGGCCGGGGGACGTGCCCATCCCCGGGGCGCTGGTGGAGCTGCCCACGCTGAAGCTCAGCACGCGGACGGATGCGCGCGGCGGGTTCCGCTTCCCGCTCGTGCCCTCCCGAGCGTCCATCGGTCGGCTGGAGGTGCGCGCCAAGGGCGAGGTGCTCCAGGTGGGCGCGGAGGCGCTCAGCTCCGAAGAGGGGCAGCTGGTGATCCGCATGCCGTTGAAGGAGGGGTGA
- a CDS encoding phage tail sheath family protein, with amino-acid sequence MPNYLTPGVYVEEVSTGTRSIQGVGTTTAAFVGRAPLADARLHEAVAINGWSYFLKEYTRPDTPGTALSRAVHGFFQNGGRRCFVVNIGDGQRLTGGTRRREGLAVLEEVPEVAMVAAPGFSDSAAHDALLAHAEKMKDRIAILDSPEDVDDIAQLTRIALLEAPGARAGEPRTQEQPLKGLRPRLSDQGFGAFYYPWLTTVDPMSGERVNVPPSGHMAGIYARTDVARGVHKAPANEVVIGAGNLVKHVTPEEQAELNSNGVNCIRYFPNRGIRVWGARTVAGADSEWRYLNVRRLFNFVEESIALGTGWTVFEPNDPTLWGNIRRDVGAFLLRLWRDGALLGRTPDEAFFVQCDEQTNSPESIDAGQVVALVGLAPVKPAEFIIFRIGQHQGGAEVEEVKNG; translated from the coding sequence GTGCCGAACTACCTGACGCCCGGTGTCTATGTGGAGGAGGTCTCCACCGGGACGCGCTCCATCCAGGGGGTGGGAACCACGACGGCTGCCTTCGTGGGCCGGGCGCCCCTGGCGGATGCGCGCCTGCACGAGGCCGTGGCCATCAACGGCTGGTCCTATTTCCTCAAGGAGTACACGCGGCCGGACACGCCAGGCACGGCCTTGTCTCGCGCCGTCCATGGCTTCTTCCAGAACGGCGGGCGGCGCTGCTTCGTCGTCAACATCGGCGACGGCCAGCGGCTCACCGGCGGGACGCGTCGGCGCGAGGGGCTGGCGGTGCTCGAGGAGGTGCCCGAGGTGGCCATGGTGGCGGCCCCCGGCTTCTCGGACTCCGCGGCCCATGACGCGCTGCTCGCGCACGCGGAGAAGATGAAGGATCGCATCGCCATCCTGGACTCTCCCGAGGATGTGGATGACATCGCCCAGCTCACCCGGATCGCGCTGCTGGAGGCACCGGGGGCCCGGGCCGGCGAGCCGAGGACGCAAGAGCAGCCGCTGAAGGGGCTGCGCCCGCGCTTGTCGGACCAGGGGTTCGGTGCCTTCTACTACCCGTGGCTCACCACGGTGGACCCCATGTCCGGGGAGCGGGTGAACGTCCCGCCCTCCGGCCACATGGCGGGCATCTACGCGCGCACGGACGTGGCGCGCGGGGTGCACAAGGCTCCGGCCAACGAGGTGGTGATTGGCGCGGGCAACCTCGTCAAGCACGTCACGCCCGAGGAGCAGGCGGAGCTGAACTCCAACGGCGTCAACTGCATCCGCTACTTCCCCAACCGCGGCATCCGGGTGTGGGGGGCGCGCACGGTGGCGGGCGCGGACAGCGAGTGGCGGTACCTGAACGTGCGCCGGCTCTTCAACTTCGTGGAGGAGTCCATCGCCCTGGGCACGGGCTGGACGGTGTTCGAGCCGAACGATCCAACGCTCTGGGGGAACATCCGCCGGGACGTGGGGGCCTTCCTGCTGCGGCTGTGGCGGGACGGGGCGCTGCTGGGGCGCACCCCGGACGAGGCGTTCTTCGTGCAGTGCGACGAGCAGACCAACTCGCCCGAGAGCATCGACGCGGGGCAGGTGGTGGCGCTGGTCGGCCTGGCGCCGGTGAAGCCGGCGGAGTTCATCATCTTCCGCATCGGCCAGCACCAGGGCGGCGCGGAGGTGGAGGAGGTGAAGAATGGCTGA
- a CDS encoding phage tail protein: MAEAKPPETPPGPRDPGAQPGALVDPFRAYNFKLLIDGVNEGHFTQCTGLHAKVEVIPYREAGGGSVVRKLAGPLRLGEVTLRYGLTQSPELWTWFQASVSGQPQRKNVSILMVGMDGVTEVMRWNLLEAWPAEWHGAPLDALGQLVAIESLVITFESFNRG, from the coding sequence ATGGCTGAGGCCAAACCCCCCGAGACTCCACCGGGCCCGCGGGATCCGGGCGCGCAGCCGGGCGCCCTGGTGGACCCGTTCCGGGCGTACAACTTCAAGCTGCTCATCGACGGGGTGAACGAGGGGCACTTCACCCAGTGCACGGGGCTGCACGCCAAGGTGGAGGTCATCCCCTACCGCGAGGCGGGCGGCGGCTCCGTGGTGCGCAAGCTGGCGGGCCCGCTGCGGCTGGGCGAGGTGACGCTGCGCTATGGGCTCACCCAGTCTCCGGAGCTGTGGACCTGGTTCCAGGCCTCCGTGAGCGGCCAGCCCCAGCGCAAGAACGTCTCCATCCTGATGGTGGGGATGGACGGAGTGACGGAGGTGATGCGCTGGAACCTGCTGGAGGCCTGGCCCGCCGAGTGGCACGGCGCGCCGCTGGATGCGCTCGGGCAGCTGGTCGCCATCGAGTCCCTCGTCATCACCTTCGAGTCCTTCAACCGTGGATGA
- a CDS encoding LysM peptidoglycan-binding domain-containing protein, with translation MERVAFLLEPSGERIGALLNPETLVMRRTAGLRTRRALSGGIAGGGAMDEPLLFTGGGTTELLLELLFDVSLLGSSVQTEDVRALTQPLWRLAENSVAEGGFGRPPRVRLVWGKRLNEPAVVASIAERLEHFTASGAPRRSWVRMRLVRIEETLSESSEAPPVAAGLTAEQVTEQLPPESFEAHEVVGAGASPGQPPVAGQRLDEIAHQYYGDPALWRLVASLNGIADPMRIPAGTVLRLPSASALRGGS, from the coding sequence ATGGAGCGCGTGGCCTTTCTCCTCGAGCCGAGCGGTGAGCGCATCGGCGCCCTCCTCAATCCCGAGACGCTCGTGATGCGCCGCACCGCGGGCCTCCGGACGAGACGCGCCTTGAGCGGGGGGATTGCAGGAGGCGGAGCCATGGATGAGCCGCTCCTCTTCACCGGAGGGGGCACTACGGAACTGCTGCTGGAGCTGCTCTTCGACGTGTCGCTGCTGGGCTCCTCCGTCCAGACCGAGGATGTGAGGGCGCTCACCCAGCCGCTCTGGCGGCTCGCGGAGAACAGCGTGGCGGAAGGGGGCTTCGGGCGTCCTCCCCGGGTGCGGCTCGTGTGGGGCAAGCGGCTCAATGAGCCGGCGGTGGTCGCCTCCATCGCGGAGCGGCTGGAGCACTTCACCGCCTCCGGTGCGCCTCGACGCTCCTGGGTGCGCATGCGTCTGGTGCGCATCGAGGAGACGCTCTCCGAGTCCTCCGAGGCTCCCCCCGTGGCAGCCGGTCTCACCGCCGAGCAGGTGACGGAGCAGCTTCCTCCAGAGTCCTTCGAGGCCCATGAGGTGGTGGGCGCGGGAGCCTCGCCCGGACAGCCGCCCGTGGCCGGACAGCGCCTCGATGAGATCGCCCACCAGTACTACGGGGATCCGGCGCTCTGGCGACTCGTCGCCTCGCTCAACGGCATCGCAGACCCGATGCGCATCCCAGCGGGCACCGTGCTCCGGCTGCCCTCGGCCAGCGCGCTCCGGGGGGGCTCATGA
- a CDS encoding phage baseplate assembly protein V: MSRFRGLPAVTIELGGTSLPATELRALSSVRVQQRLSLPTLCELTFVDPRGTLASSGVAPGTSLRVSTAAQAEPLFSGEVTAIEYAHVAGGTREVRVRGYDLLHRLRKRQPVRAHVQVSLRDVARELVADLGLSVEADAPGPLWRQLVQHGQSDLDFLAELADRCGVYLVLRDGALRLLTLEGEGEPLPLLLGETLLEATVEVNGDPACRAVSADGWDPLRARHHSARASQARQGRRVQVDAPPELLGSPGERALVNELAEADTHAEAAAQAELDHRSAREVVLTALAEGDARLRPGARVEVRGITPAVSGRYVLTAVNHVLDAQRGFVSELSSAPPARRPRTRASAATLGLVSRVDDPEGLGRVRATLPAYGGVETEWMQVMSVGAGAGRGLVMLPDVGDQVLLVLADGDPARGVVLGGLFGEHAPTDPGVEGGSVRRYSARTAGGHKLVLDDAGRTLRLEDGTGSYLELTPSGARLHSKVPLDIEAPGQPVVIRGHSIDFRRG, translated from the coding sequence ATGAGTCGCTTCCGTGGGTTGCCCGCCGTGACGATCGAGCTGGGAGGAACGTCCCTCCCGGCCACGGAGCTGCGGGCCTTGAGCTCGGTGCGGGTGCAGCAGCGGCTGTCCCTGCCCACCCTGTGCGAGCTGACCTTCGTCGATCCTCGCGGGACGCTCGCGTCCAGCGGCGTGGCGCCCGGCACGTCGCTGCGAGTCTCCACCGCTGCGCAGGCCGAGCCGCTCTTCTCGGGCGAGGTGACGGCGATCGAGTACGCCCACGTGGCCGGTGGAACGCGAGAGGTGCGCGTGCGCGGCTACGACCTGCTGCACCGCCTGCGCAAGCGCCAGCCGGTACGGGCGCACGTGCAGGTGTCGCTGCGGGATGTGGCCCGAGAGCTGGTGGCGGACCTGGGGCTCTCCGTCGAGGCCGACGCGCCGGGGCCGCTCTGGCGGCAGCTCGTGCAGCACGGGCAGTCGGACCTCGACTTCCTGGCCGAGCTGGCGGACCGCTGTGGCGTGTACCTGGTGCTCCGGGATGGCGCTCTGCGGCTGCTCACGCTGGAGGGGGAGGGCGAGCCGCTGCCGCTGCTGCTCGGCGAGACGCTCCTGGAAGCCACCGTGGAGGTGAACGGAGATCCCGCGTGTCGCGCGGTCTCCGCGGACGGGTGGGATCCGCTGAGAGCCCGACACCACTCGGCCCGAGCGTCCCAGGCCCGACAAGGGCGACGGGTGCAGGTGGATGCGCCGCCCGAGCTCCTCGGAAGCCCGGGCGAGCGGGCCCTCGTCAATGAACTGGCGGAGGCAGATACCCACGCCGAGGCCGCGGCCCAGGCGGAGCTGGACCACCGCAGCGCGCGAGAGGTGGTGCTCACGGCGCTGGCGGAGGGAGACGCGAGGCTGCGCCCGGGAGCACGGGTGGAGGTGCGCGGCATCACTCCCGCCGTGTCCGGACGCTACGTGCTCACCGCTGTGAACCACGTCCTGGATGCGCAGCGAGGCTTCGTCTCGGAGCTGTCCTCGGCTCCTCCGGCGCGAAGGCCTCGGACACGGGCCTCGGCCGCGACGCTGGGCCTGGTGAGCCGCGTGGACGACCCCGAAGGCCTGGGCCGGGTCCGGGCCACGCTGCCCGCGTATGGCGGCGTGGAGACGGAGTGGATGCAGGTGATGAGCGTGGGCGCGGGCGCGGGCCGGGGGCTGGTGATGCTGCCGGACGTGGGCGACCAGGTGCTCCTCGTCCTGGCGGATGGAGACCCGGCTCGGGGCGTGGTGCTGGGCGGGCTCTTCGGTGAGCACGCTCCCACGGACCCGGGCGTCGAGGGCGGCTCGGTGCGGCGCTACTCGGCTCGGACGGCGGGGGGACACAAGCTCGTGCTGGACGATGCCGGACGCACGCTGCGGCTGGAGGATGGGACGGGCAGCTACCTGGAGCTGACGCCCTCCGGCGCGCGCCTCCACTCGAAGGTTCCCCTGGACATCGAGGCCCCCGGCCAGCCGGTGGTCATTCGCGGGCACTCCATCGACTTCCGGAGAGGGTGA
- a CDS encoding GPW/gp25 family protein has product MNAPRYRAWRFLHPDLDFGEERSGLRTTPTGSVDMVAEHAAVRQAVLLLLTTVPGERVMRPEYGCELHRLAFSPNDDTTAGLAIHYVRRALERWEPRIQLLQVDAGRSPEDAFRLDVSVEYRVRATQRAERFVYPFTLAGGGR; this is encoded by the coding sequence ATGAACGCGCCCCGGTACCGCGCCTGGCGCTTCCTGCACCCGGACCTCGACTTCGGCGAGGAGCGGTCGGGCCTGCGCACCACGCCCACGGGCTCCGTGGACATGGTGGCCGAGCACGCCGCCGTCCGTCAGGCCGTGCTGCTCCTGCTCACCACGGTGCCGGGCGAGCGCGTGATGCGGCCGGAGTACGGCTGCGAGCTGCACCGGCTGGCCTTCTCGCCCAACGACGACACCACCGCGGGGCTCGCCATCCACTACGTGCGCCGCGCGCTGGAGCGCTGGGAGCCTCGCATCCAGCTCCTCCAGGTGGACGCGGGCCGCAGCCCCGAGGATGCGTTCCGGTTGGACGTGTCCGTGGAGTACCGGGTGCGCGCCACGCAGCGCGCGGAGCGGTTCGTCTATCCCTTCACGCTCGCGGGAGGAGGCCGCTGA
- a CDS encoding putative baseplate assembly protein yields the protein MSLPSPQLDDRTFQQLLEQARGHIAQACPEWTDLSPHDPGMVLLEAFAHLTETMLYRLNRLPEKAYVEFLRLLGVRLQPPAAASVTLSFSVSRPAERPVDIPRGTRVTLARAGAGTEPVIFLTGDAARIPAGGSEVEVRAFHCDQVDAELAGQGTGQPGLTVRARRPPIVAPTGDSLDLVVGVEAEPDELDGRAPARQHEGRTYRIWREVEDFAYLAPDEPAYVVDRMTGTITFAPSARMTGEDGTLTEARALAAIPRAGRAIRLWYRRGGGASGNVAASTLEVLKDPIPGVKVTNPHPAVGGRPAETLENALVRGPQELHSLRRAITAEDFELLALRASGAVARAKAVTLAQIWAHAPAGTVEVLLVPHLPPELQGRHGEGVTVTALRQHETEEARARIQRELEERRPLGTECWVDWARYKVLSVMARVVAHRAEDAQALRQRLLERLYRTLTPLPSALRPGGWGFGQALRASHVYDILLSEPGVSYVDRVRLRVDEVPQDVRTLAQDHFQPRTFYAGGSEALFRSVNAGDGWEPAGRFPGEQVEVVEAHPSRAGLVAVAARLVGDTQQRSRLRVSSDCGETWERATHTLDTVEDLAWTMRDGTPVLLIATRVGLFELAMRPGATPLQVLVDPNNQDLGFFAVAAAAEVRGGVSVAVAGMGQAGVFLSSAGGRGGGFRHIGLRGQDVRALEVQRDGPRAFLWAGLAAASGSDPGKGCLSRELLGNADPPDGWRAYDKGWDGGSCLALAFAGSTVYAGSHRAGVLWQDASRPNAQWQRPDVGSGLPLREAERLFQPVFALATSPEGPPLLAGGPGGVFRRPEGSERYEPCSTREFTEKVTLPPTWLLCSGSHELEVVTDDEER from the coding sequence ATGTCGCTCCCGTCTCCCCAGTTGGATGATCGGACGTTCCAGCAGCTGCTCGAGCAGGCGCGGGGCCACATCGCCCAGGCCTGCCCGGAGTGGACCGACCTGAGCCCCCATGACCCGGGCATGGTGCTGCTGGAGGCCTTCGCCCACCTCACGGAGACGATGCTCTACCGGCTCAACCGGCTGCCGGAGAAGGCCTACGTGGAGTTCCTCCGGCTGCTGGGCGTGCGTCTCCAGCCTCCGGCGGCCGCGTCCGTGACGCTGAGCTTCAGCGTGAGCCGCCCGGCCGAGCGCCCGGTGGACATCCCTCGGGGCACCCGAGTCACCCTGGCGCGCGCGGGCGCGGGCACCGAGCCGGTGATCTTCCTCACCGGGGACGCGGCACGCATTCCCGCGGGCGGGAGCGAGGTGGAGGTGCGGGCGTTCCACTGCGATCAGGTGGATGCGGAGCTCGCGGGCCAAGGCACGGGGCAGCCGGGCCTGACGGTGCGGGCTCGGCGGCCACCCATCGTGGCGCCCACGGGGGACTCGCTGGACCTGGTGGTGGGCGTCGAGGCCGAGCCCGACGAGCTGGACGGCCGCGCCCCGGCGCGTCAGCACGAGGGCCGCACCTACCGCATCTGGAGGGAGGTGGAGGACTTCGCCTACCTCGCGCCGGACGAGCCCGCGTACGTGGTGGACCGGATGACGGGCACCATCACCTTCGCGCCCTCGGCTCGCATGACCGGAGAGGACGGCACGCTCACCGAGGCCCGGGCGCTGGCGGCCATTCCGCGGGCCGGGCGCGCCATCCGGCTCTGGTACCGGCGAGGCGGAGGCGCCTCGGGCAACGTCGCCGCGAGCACGCTGGAGGTGCTCAAGGATCCCATCCCCGGCGTGAAGGTGACCAACCCGCATCCCGCGGTGGGCGGGAGGCCGGCGGAGACGCTGGAGAACGCGCTGGTGCGAGGGCCGCAGGAGCTGCACTCGCTGCGGCGGGCCATCACGGCGGAGGACTTCGAGCTGCTCGCGCTCCGGGCCTCGGGAGCGGTGGCGCGCGCCAAGGCCGTCACCCTGGCGCAGATCTGGGCGCATGCGCCCGCGGGGACGGTGGAGGTGCTGCTGGTCCCCCACCTGCCGCCGGAGCTGCAGGGCCGCCACGGAGAGGGAGTGACGGTGACGGCGCTGCGCCAGCACGAGACGGAGGAGGCGCGAGCCCGCATCCAGCGAGAGCTGGAGGAGCGCCGTCCGCTGGGCACGGAGTGCTGGGTGGACTGGGCGCGCTACAAGGTGCTGAGCGTCATGGCGCGCGTGGTGGCCCATCGGGCGGAGGACGCGCAGGCGCTGCGGCAGCGCCTCCTGGAGCGCCTCTATCGGACGCTCACGCCGCTGCCCTCCGCGCTGCGGCCGGGAGGCTGGGGCTTCGGCCAGGCGCTCCGGGCCTCGCATGTCTACGACATCCTGCTGTCCGAGCCGGGCGTCAGCTACGTGGACCGCGTGCGGCTGCGCGTGGACGAGGTACCCCAGGATGTCCGCACGCTCGCCCAGGACCACTTCCAGCCGCGCACCTTCTACGCCGGAGGCAGCGAGGCCCTGTTCCGCTCGGTGAACGCGGGCGATGGATGGGAGCCCGCGGGCCGCTTTCCGGGAGAGCAGGTGGAGGTGGTGGAGGCCCACCCGTCGCGCGCCGGCCTGGTGGCGGTGGCGGCCCGGCTCGTGGGGGACACGCAGCAGCGCTCGCGGCTGCGCGTCTCCTCGGACTGCGGTGAGACGTGGGAGCGCGCCACGCACACGCTGGACACCGTCGAGGACCTCGCGTGGACGATGCGAGACGGAACGCCCGTGCTGCTCATCGCCACGCGCGTGGGGCTCTTCGAGCTGGCGATGCGGCCTGGAGCCACGCCGCTCCAGGTGCTGGTGGATCCGAACAACCAGGACCTGGGCTTCTTCGCGGTCGCCGCCGCGGCGGAGGTGCGGGGCGGAGTCAGCGTGGCCGTCGCGGGAATGGGGCAGGCGGGAGTCTTCCTCTCCAGCGCGGGTGGCCGGGGCGGGGGCTTCCGGCACATCGGCCTGAGAGGGCAGGACGTCCGCGCCCTGGAGGTGCAGCGGGACGGGCCTCGAGCCTTCCTCTGGGCGGGGCTGGCGGCGGCGAGCGGCTCGGACCCAGGCAAGGGCTGTCTGAGCCGCGAGCTGCTGGGGAACGCCGATCCACCCGACGGGTGGCGCGCGTACGACAAGGGCTGGGACGGAGGGAGCTGTCTGGCGCTCGCCTTCGCGGGCTCGACCGTCTACGCGGGCTCGCACCGCGCGGGCGTGCTGTGGCAGGACGCGAGCCGTCCCAACGCCCAGTGGCAGCGGCCGGACGTGGGCAGCGGCCTGCCGCTCCGTGAGGCCGAGCGCCTCTTCCAGCCGGTGTTCGCGCTGGCCACCTCGCCCGAGGGCCCGCCGCTGCTGGCCGGAGGCCCGGGCGGTGTCTTCCGCCGGCCCGAGGGGAGCGAGCGGTACGAGCCCTGCTCCACGCGCGAATTCACCGAGAAGGTGACGCTGCCGCCTACCTGGCTCCTGTGCTCCGGCTCTCACGAGCTGGAGGTGGTGACGGACGATGAGGAGCGCTGA
- a CDS encoding phage tail protein: protein MRSAEILRLLPGVFQRTARQGSPLLALLGVMDVLHVPSEAALEELDALFDPRRAPERFVPFLARWVDLDLPVTTGLGRLRELVAAGVELSRWRGTARGLLLFLSTATGRKDFELDERVPGPDGLPRPFHIRVRAPAELAPHRPMLERIIELEKPAYVTYELHFGQLPQPGAS from the coding sequence ATGAGGAGCGCTGAGATTCTTCGCCTGCTGCCCGGCGTCTTCCAGCGGACCGCCCGCCAGGGCAGCCCGCTGCTGGCGCTGCTGGGCGTGATGGACGTGCTGCATGTGCCCTCGGAGGCGGCGCTGGAGGAGCTGGACGCGCTCTTCGACCCGCGCCGGGCGCCAGAGCGCTTCGTGCCCTTCCTGGCGCGCTGGGTGGACCTGGACCTGCCGGTGACGACGGGCCTGGGACGCCTGCGCGAGCTGGTGGCCGCGGGGGTGGAGCTGTCTCGCTGGCGGGGCACGGCGCGGGGGCTGCTGCTGTTCCTGTCCACCGCCACGGGCCGCAAGGACTTCGAGCTGGACGAGCGGGTGCCGGGCCCGGACGGCCTGCCCCGGCCCTTCCACATCCGCGTGCGCGCCCCGGCCGAGCTGGCGCCCCACCGCCCGATGCTGGAGCGGATCATCGAGCTGGAGAAGCCCGCCTACGTCACCTACGAGCTGCACTTCGGGCAGCTCCCGCAGCCAGGAGCGAGTTGA
- a CDS encoding COG1470 family protein — translation MPRAFDITAATESVNLSASGQGELAFTVSNALRAPVRARATVMMAGQAQREWASVSGGEERDFALDGTQQFTVKLQVPPGTPPGRYTFHLLVTNVANPDEQYADGPTVAFIVPEAAPPQKKPFPWWIVVLAAGVLLIVGAVVAILAGRGGPDVGEPCEGAECGKGLACSGADGGVCLGEDGFKGCKEDAQCLSLRCAEGRCAEAELGRNCGPGDTCPARQKCTTLQGTRTCLRVPEEACSGDGQCSSLYCKDGRCTRDDGKCEGNDECRPPSLCHTNKLCLLPDGQDCTTNGVCISGFCQGGKCQQAPMTCTPPCSRFFSCVAGRCVRFELLPRVNEEIFKAPGRGVILKPRNE, via the coding sequence ATGCCACGCGCCTTCGACATCACGGCCGCCACGGAGTCGGTGAACCTGAGCGCCTCGGGGCAGGGAGAGCTGGCCTTCACGGTGTCCAACGCGCTGCGTGCGCCGGTGCGCGCGCGGGCCACGGTGATGATGGCGGGGCAGGCCCAGCGCGAGTGGGCGAGCGTCTCCGGAGGCGAGGAGCGGGACTTCGCGCTGGACGGGACGCAGCAGTTCACCGTGAAGCTCCAGGTGCCACCCGGGACGCCGCCGGGCCGCTACACCTTCCACCTGCTGGTGACGAACGTGGCCAACCCGGACGAGCAGTACGCGGACGGGCCCACGGTGGCCTTCATCGTGCCCGAGGCGGCACCTCCCCAGAAGAAGCCGTTCCCCTGGTGGATCGTCGTGCTGGCGGCCGGGGTGCTGCTCATCGTCGGAGCCGTGGTGGCCATCCTGGCCGGCCGGGGAGGCCCGGACGTGGGCGAGCCCTGCGAGGGCGCTGAGTGCGGCAAGGGGCTGGCGTGCTCGGGCGCGGACGGAGGCGTGTGCCTGGGAGAGGACGGCTTCAAGGGCTGCAAGGAGGACGCGCAGTGCCTCTCGCTGCGGTGCGCGGAGGGCCGGTGCGCGGAGGCGGAGCTGGGGCGCAACTGCGGCCCCGGGGACACCTGTCCGGCCCGACAGAAGTGCACCACGCTGCAGGGGACTCGCACGTGCCTGCGGGTGCCGGAGGAGGCCTGCTCGGGAGATGGACAGTGCTCGAGCCTCTACTGCAAGGACGGCAGGTGCACGCGGGACGATGGCAAGTGCGAGGGCAACGACGAGTGCCGCCCGCCCTCGCTCTGCCACACGAACAAGCTCTGCCTGCTCCCCGATGGCCAGGACTGCACGACCAACGGTGTGTGCATCTCCGGGTTCTGTCAGGGCGGCAAGTGCCAGCAGGCTCCGATGACCTGTACACCGCCCTGCTCCCGGTTCTTCTCCTGCGTCGCCGGACGCTGTGTCCGGTTCGAGCTGCTCCCCCGGGTCAACGAGGAGATCTTCAAGGCACCGGGCCGGGGCGTCATCTTGAAGCCCCGGAACGAGTAG
- a CDS encoding vWA domain-containing protein, with protein sequence MMRRLLVALMATAFTLAGCGGIGTGGFADFGATAGGAQDIGLARTKIAQGQVPAPEDFVAEGLYSEHDLPLQGPACNQVLCLRTATGIAPALDTGRQEVFVQVGFSSNVDPATFRRKPLDVALVIDRSGSMSGEPMEAVKEAARKLVEKLNEDDTFALVVFDDEVDTLVHQRSAGDRSELLSAIDKIKPQGSTCIECGLKEGFKELAKRPADAARARRLFLFTDAMPNVGATGEGEFMDLLRSHSQQGRDTTVFGVNIAFGQELVTKISAVRGSNYFFLSNAERTRTVFDEDFDFLVTPIAYDLRMALTPAEGFRVEAVYGVPGVDPGASLAEMDVATVFLSRRRGAIVARLSASGEVQPGQQLVSSNLSFQPLEGEAPPAVTLTARYEGSEPLSSTSTWYSQNSVRKAVALTNFILGARQACEHWNKGEKAAARELADRTATLLQAEAQALDDAPLRAEAELARKLAELMVP encoded by the coding sequence ATGATGCGAAGGCTCCTCGTCGCGCTGATGGCGACGGCGTTCACGCTGGCTGGCTGTGGCGGTATCGGGACGGGCGGTTTCGCGGACTTCGGAGCGACTGCCGGAGGCGCGCAGGACATCGGGCTGGCGAGGACGAAGATCGCCCAGGGCCAGGTGCCCGCTCCGGAGGACTTCGTCGCCGAGGGGCTCTACTCGGAGCACGACCTGCCGCTGCAGGGCCCGGCCTGCAACCAGGTGCTGTGCCTGCGCACGGCGACGGGCATCGCGCCGGCCCTCGACACGGGGCGTCAGGAGGTGTTCGTGCAGGTGGGCTTCTCCTCCAACGTGGACCCGGCCACCTTCCGCCGCAAGCCGTTGGACGTGGCGCTGGTCATCGACCGGTCCGGTTCCATGAGCGGCGAGCCGATGGAGGCGGTGAAGGAGGCCGCGCGCAAGCTGGTGGAGAAGCTGAACGAGGACGACACCTTCGCGTTGGTCGTCTTCGACGACGAGGTCGACACGCTGGTTCATCAGCGGTCCGCGGGCGACCGCTCGGAGCTCCTGAGCGCGATCGACAAGATCAAGCCGCAGGGCAGCACCTGCATCGAGTGCGGGCTGAAGGAGGGGTTCAAGGAGCTGGCCAAGAGGCCGGCGGATGCGGCGCGGGCCCGCCGGCTCTTCCTCTTCACGGATGCGATGCCCAACGTGGGCGCCACGGGCGAAGGCGAGTTCATGGACTTGCTGCGGAGCCACTCCCAGCAGGGCCGGGACACGACGGTGTTCGGAGTGAACATCGCGTTCGGGCAGGAGCTCGTGACGAAGATCTCGGCGGTGCGCGGCTCGAACTACTTCTTCTTGAGCAACGCCGAGCGGACGCGGACGGTGTTCGACGAGGACTTCGACTTCCTGGTGACGCCCATCGCCTATGACCTGCGCATGGCGCTCACGCCCGCCGAGGGCTTCCGGGTGGAGGCGGTGTACGGCGTGCCGGGAGTGGACCCGGGCGCGAGCCTGGCCGAGATGGATGTGGCCACCGTGTTCCTCTCGCGGCGCCGGGGCGCCATCGTCGCGCGCCTGAGCGCGAGCGGCGAGGTGCAGCCAGGCCAGCAGCTGGTGTCCAGCAACCTCTCCTTCCAGCCCCTGGAGGGGGAGGCGCCTCCCGCCGTCACCCTCACCGCGCGGTACGAGGGCAGCGAGCCGCTCAGCTCCACGTCGACGTGGTACTCGCAGAACTCGGTGCGCAAGGCGGTGGCGCTGACGAACTTCATCCTGGGCGCGCGGCAGGCCTGCGAGCACTGGAACAAGGGCGAGAAGGCGGCGGCCCGCGAGCTGGCGGACCGGACGGCGACGCTGTTGCAGGCCGAGGCGCAGGCGCTGGACGACGCGCCGCTGCGCGCCGAGGCGGAGCTGGCCAGGAAGCTGGCCGAGCTGATGGTGCCCTGA